A single region of the Glycine max cultivar Williams 82 chromosome 20, Glycine_max_v4.0, whole genome shotgun sequence genome encodes:
- the LOC100791833 gene encoding BOI-related E3 ubiquitin-protein ligase 1 — protein sequence MAVEAPPHNMNLFPSQLLTAREMMKPNLGFYTAQQTEAAATPLLQSTALPFLHQSDSGLTCHVTTTAPTRKRSRDSITTVPNALLPLPQKNKLSSSSSSSPPPSILDQELLFHFQNQQSEIDRFIVQHTEKVRMEMAEQRVRQSRMLITAIQEAVAKKLKEKDEEIQRVGKLNWVLQERVKSICVENQIWKELAQTNEATANNLRNNLEQVLAHVSEDHHNHNHHAVEAAESSCASNNNNNHHHHREEEEVCGGYERNDGVLGKRMCNQCGVRESIVLLLPCRHLCLCTMCGSTVHNCPLCQSGINASVHVNYS from the exons ATGgcagttgaggctcctccgcaCAACATGAATCTCTTCCCCTCGCAGTTACTAACCGCCAG AGAAATGATGAAACCGAATCTTGGCTTCTACACCGCACAGCAAACGGAAGCTGCTGCTACGCCTCTTCTTCAGTCAACGGCGTTACCTTTTCTCCACCAATCCGATAGTGGCCTCACCTGCCACGTCACCACCACCGCTCCGACGAGAAAACGCTCCAGAGACTCCATCACCACTGTACCAAACGCGCTTCTACCACTTCCGCAGAAGAACAaactatcatcatcatcatcatcatcaccaccacCGTCCATTCTCGATCAAGAGCTTCTCTTCCATTTCCAGAACCAGCAATCCGAGATCGACCGCTTCATCGTACAACAC aCGGAGAAAGTGAGAATGGAGATGGCGGAGCAGCGAGTGAGGCAATCGAGAATGTTGATAACGGCGATTCAAGAAGCCGTGGCGAAGAAACTGAAGGAGAAAGACGAAGAGATTCAGCGCGTGGGGAAGTTGAATTGGGTTCTGCAAGAACGAGTGAAGAGCATCTGCGTGGAGAATCAGATTTGGAAAGAACTAGCGCAAACAAACGAAGCCACCGCGAATAATCTTCGGAACAATCTAGAACAAGTTCTGGCGCACGTTAGCGAAGATCACCATAACCACAACCACCACGCCGTCGAAGCGGCGGAATCGAGTTGCgcgagcaacaacaacaacaaccaccaccaccaccgcgAGGAGGAGGAGGTTTGCGGCGGATACGAGCGAAACGACGGCGTTTTGGGGAAGAGGATGTGCAATCAGTGTGGGGTAAGAGAATCGATAGTGCTGTTGTTGCCATGTAGGCATCTGTGTTTGTGCACAATGTGTGGGTCCACCGTACACAATTGCCCTCTTTGTCAATCTGGCATTAATGCCAGTGTTCATGTTAATTACTCTTAG